The nucleotide window AGCGATCGCAACGTCTGGCGCGATGACATCTTGCGGAAGATCGCGGTAGCGGCCGGAGGCGAAACAGCAACCGTGCTTTTGAGCGAGGAATTCCTGGCGTTTAGGAGAACCGTCGCATTGCTGCGCAATACGATCCACGCTGTTCCCCCGGGCCGCGGTACGGAGAGTGGCGGAGACCGGACGGGTCCAATCGTCCACCCGCCCGAAGAGGACGTGCATGAGTTCCTCAGGCATACCCAGACGCTCGGACTGACGTCGCGCTGGGTACGCGAGCACCCCACGATGGCGGTGAACTGGTCCTACGAACATGCACCTCGTATCGACCCGATCGCCATGACCGACGACTTACTGGGCTTCGCAGTCTTTTACTTGCGGACGATCGCCCGAGACGACCCGTGGGAAGCCCGACACGATCAGATCCCTCGGGGACAGGCACAGCCGCACCTGGATGGCCAGACTTCCTACCTGCCTTTGCTTTATGGCCTCGGCCACTTGATGACCTGAGAGAACCATGGGACTCAACCCAGAGCGCTTCAGGGGGCGGGCGCTTTACGCCATTCTCGCCTTACCTCGACAACAGGGGCTTGGCCTGGAGCAGTGCGCCGAGCCGAGGTCGCGAGTCTATTCCGCGGACGACCTGGCCATCATGTTGACCACCTTCGGTCGGTGCTGAGACGTCGCGGTCTCGCCCCGCGCGTCAGAGCGGGCGGGCGGCCGAGTCGCCTCGTCCCCGGGAACGCCCAGGCCCCAAATCCCCCTCGATCATGCGACCCATCCCACTCGAGAACGTCGGGGAGGTCTGCCCTGAGAGGGTTCCGCCCACGCATGAGCACGACAAGGCTGAGTTGAGTCCCTCAACAGGGAGATCCGGCGCCGCACGCACGCGGTAGGCATCTTCCCGAACCGGGACGCCGTGATCCGGCTCGAAGGGGCCGTGCTGACCGAGCAGACCGATGAATGGGCCGAAGGCCGCCGCTACCTCGGCCTGGAGCTGTTGGCCCGCTGCTCAGGCCAGGACCCGCGCATCCCTCTAAAACCGGCGTGGTCACGGAAGTGATGCCGACCCTGGAGACCTGACCGGCACAAGCCTCCCAGCTTCGAAGACTGTTACACCACTTCCAGGGACTTGACCGTCGGGATGACTTCATGCCGCAGATCCTGGCAGAAAACCTGACACGTTCTGTCGTGTTCAGTTGCTCGGATGGACAGGTCCACCACCCCAATCAAGGATGAACCTCATGCCGGCACCCAATCTGTTCATGACCTACGTCAGTGACGCTGAACGGCCCACGGCGTTCTACAGCGACCTGTTCGACATCTAGCCGGACTTCACCAGCCCGCGGTACGTCGCCTTCGAGGTGGCCCCGGCGTGCTCTTCGCGATCTGGACCGGGAGCAACGAGCACGCCTCGCCCCGGGTGCCTCGCACCAGCGAAATCGTCCTCATGGTCCCCGGGGCGCCCGCTGCAATAGACACCCTCTATCAATCGTGGGTAGCCAAAGGGGCTCACATGGTCGAGGAGCCGCACGACGACGTCTTCGGCCGGACCTTTGTCGTCGCCGACCCCGATGGCAACCTCATCCGCGTCAGCCCATCGACTGACCTTGGGGCAGCAGCCCCTCAGCGGTGGCGGCGAGTTCACGATCGCCGCCACCATTGAGCGTGGCCGTCATCACCGTCGTGCCGAGCGGTGGCAGCCCCAGACGGAGCCAGGACCTACGTTTCAGGTCGTGCCTGATCCGTTGTCTCCGAGAGATGCCCACCGCGTGTCGTGTGAAATCTTCGCTGCATTTCGACAGCGCCTCAGATCTTGACAGCTCGGGCCGCGTTGCCCTTCTGCCTTTCTGTCGAGATGCACCGAAGATTGCACAAACGCGCGAATACGCCAGCGCCGAGGCTAATTTGCCAGCGTCACGACGCCGTCGAATGCATGCGACCTCGAGAGTCCCGGCGATTTATCACCACCGTCACCTCATCCTCAGCAAAGACGCGCATGATTCGAACGAGTTCACGAAGCGGGACGAAAGTTAGATGCTGGGTACTGGACTTGTCGGAAGCTACCAGCCATCCAGCCAGTTCGTCCGGGATGCACTCGACACGAGGATCGCTCTGGTCTAGCGCCCACCAGTCCCCAAAGGCCATAGATTCGAGGGTCCACGCGAACCGCATGATGAGGCTGTGGACGAAGAGGTTACAGACCTCATTCGCCGTGACCATCACCTCCGCGGGCGCCTCCCTGTCGTACATGGTGAGATCTCCAATGGCATCCCAGACGTCAGGTGTTTTGGCACTCGTCCGGAGGGGATAACGGACCACCCTTGCCTTGGTCTCTCTCGTTGCTTTGGTGACCTTGGATGGCATCCCGAGCAGGCGTCGGACGGCGAAGGCCCCGTTCATGACGTCGCGCTCAACACGGTAGAGCGCTTCGGTCTCCGCCTCGTATGGATCCGCCGTCTCCAGTTCGCCATCGACGGCCTGGTCCAGGACCACGGGCAGGCCCAGTCGGGCCCGTTCCAGGCGCTCGGCAGCGTGGGCAAGGTCTCGCTTCCACGGCCAAGACTCATTGAACATGGACACACCATACGAGCCCGCTGACCGTGAAGCGCCCTGGGTTTCATTCCGATCCAACTGAAGGAGAATCGGAACATGCCCAAGAAGTACACGCCCGAGCGGCGTGAGCGCGCTGTGCGGATGGTCCTCGAGCGCCAAGTGGCCGAGGGACGCCCTCGCTCACACTCGATCCGGGCTGTGGCCCCGCAGCTCGGCGTCGGCGAGGAGACCCTGCGCATGTGGTGCCACCGCCACGGCCACGAGGCAGCACCAGTGCCTGCAGGCGAGAGTCCGGCCGAAGAGATCCGCAGGCTCAAGCGAGAGCTCGCCGAGGCCCGGCGGGCGAACGAGATGGCGGATTCAAGCAGTCAGCGCAACGAGTCCTGTGAGATGAGGCAGTTACTGATCACAGGAGGATCCGGATGCAGGGCAAGCACGGCCATCTCAGCCGGGAGCAGAAGCAGCTCGCACTCAGGCTTCACGCGAAGGGCTGGCGGCTGGTCGACATCGCCAAGGAGATCGGCTGCAGTGCGCCGATGGTCGGCATCATGGCCCGGACCGGCAGGCACGTCGACGCCAAGCCGTTCGGCTGGGAACCACGCCAGGGCAACCTGACGATCGACGAGCGCGAGCAGATCCTGCTGGGGATCAATCGTGGTGACACCTTCACCGCGATCGCCGAGCAACTGGGGCGTGCGGTGTCCACCGTCAGCCGGGAGGTGAAGCGCGGCGGCGGGCGCTGCGACTACTCGGCCTGGCATGCGCACGAACGCGCCCGCCATCAAGCTCGCCGACCGAAGCCATTCAAGCTCGCGTCGGGTCGGCTGCTTGAGGAGGTCGCCAGCCGGCTGGAGCAACTGTGGTCGCCCGAAGAGGTGGCAGCGCGCCTACGGTTGGATCACGCCGATGATCCGGAGATGCGCGTGAGCCACGAGACGATCTACCAGTCGCTGTTCGTGCAAGGCCGCGGCGAGCTGCGTCGCGAGCTGGCGCGGTGTCTGCGGTCCGGACGAACTGCCCGCAAGCCTCGCGGAACCACCGATGGCCGCGGCCGCATCCCCGGCATGGTGATGCTTAGCGAGCGCCCCGCAGAAGCCGACGATCGCGCTGTTCCTGGGCACTGGGAAGGCGACCTCATCCTCGGCGAAGGCAGCCGCAGCGCCGTCGGCACGCTCGTTGAGCGCTCGACGCGGATGACCCTGCTTCTGCACTTGCCCGACGGCAAGAGCGCTGAGCAGGTCGAGGCCGCGATGCGCGCAGCGATCAGCAAGCTGCCTTCCGCACTGACCCGGACGATCACCTGGGACCAAGGCGCGGAGATGTCGAAGCACGCCGCGTTCACCACCGCCACGGGCATCCCGATCTACTTCTGCGATCCCCACTCGCCCTGGCAGCGCGGGAGCAACGAGAACACCAACGGACTGCTGCGGCAATACCTGCCCAAAGGAACCGATCTGAGCGTTGTCAGCCGCGAGGAGTTAGACGCGATCCAGGACAGCCTCAACGGACGCCCACGCAAGACGCTGGGCTATCTGACACCATCAGAGAAGCTCGCAGAGTTCCTTGCGCCCACCGCTTGAATCCGCCGCCGGGAAGCGTCTCGATGCTTGTCGGAGTCCAGGTGTGGGAGGCGCTACCTGTGAACAGCGGAACTCCGTTGCCCAATGTCACGGGATTGATCTTGAGCTGCAGCTCGTCGATCTGATCCAAGAGCTGGCCGGCCAGCGAGCCGCCCCCGCAGAGCCAGATGTCCTTGCCCGGTTCCGTCTTGAGGTTGCGGACACGTTCGGCAACGTTGCCCTCCCACCTTTCGACGGTGGGATCCATGGGCAGCTCACGATGGGTGACGACGATCTGTCGGAGATGCGGGTAGGCGCTCGTGAGGCCGGCGTCGAGTGCAGGTTCATGGGTCCGGACGCCCATCAGGACAGTGTCGAATCGTCGCGGTTCCCCTTTCACGCTCAAGACCTCTCGCAGGTGACAGGGACAGGTCTCCGGGTAGCGGGCGAAGAGTTCGTTCAGCGTTTCAGGCTCGATCGGGAACCTGGAGGTGTCGCCGTCCTGGTCGGCAATGAATCCGTCCAGGCTCGCGGCGACGTAGTAGACGAGCTTGCGCATTCCTTCTCCAATCACAACGGATGTTGTAGTTGAGTGAACCACAACAGCTGTGCTGATGTCATAGGTTTGACCTGTGGTGGCTAATCCCGAACGACGAGCGCAGATCACCGATGCCGCCCTGGAAGTCCTGGGCGCGAACGGCTCGCGCGGGCTGACGCATCGGGCAGTCGACCGAGCCGCCGATGTGCCCACAGGCACCACAGCGAACTACTTCCCCTCCAGAGCAGAGCTCCTCCTGGCCATGGCCCACAGGATCTTCGACTGCTTGTCGCCTGAACCCGATCGAGTCACGCAGCTGGCCGACCTCCCCCCAGAGCGAGCAACGGTGGAGTACGCCGCTTACGCAACCGAACGGCTCCTGGCCGACAGCACACTCGCACTCGCGCTGATCGAGCTGCGACTGGAAGCGGCACGCCAACCGGAAGTTCGCCAAGCCCTGGAGCCGTTCCTTCGCCAGGGATTCACAGACGACGTGAACTTCCATGACGGCCAAGGCCTCCCCGGGGGCCGCCCTGCGGTGCTGGTCACGCACCACCTGGTGATGGGCGTGGTGTTGGATGCCCTCACCATCCCCTTGGACCCGCGCCAGTCCCCGGTCGACGAAGTCCGTCAGACTGTGGCCGCACTGTTCGCCTAGCAGTCGCGAACGTCCACTCGATCAACGTCTCCGGTCAGTACACCTAGAGCAGCCACGATCTGCACCGGAGGTAGAGCGCTCGGGACCCGGGCGCTTGTCGATAGCACCTGGCTCCGCTGTCCCCTTGCAAGAGGCCCTCGGCTACCGCACTCCCGCGGAAGTTGAGTCCCGCATAGTGGTGTAGCGCCCGGTGGTCGGGCACGTCGTCTCAGACGTGGACGCGGCCACCGTGTGATCCTTCGAGTGAACCTCTCACAGCACCCTCGAATGGAGTCATCACGATGACCGCTCCTCATATTCTCGACCCTGCCGGCCTGCTGAGCGAAGCCCTGTCCGAAGCGTCCCCGGACATGATGCGCCACTTGCTGCAGACCATGATCAACACCCTGCTCTCCGCCGATGCAGACGCGGTGGTCGGCGCCGAATGGGGCAAGCCCACCCCGACACGGTCCGCCCAGCGCAACGGGTACCGGCACCGGGACCTGGACACCCGGGTCGGCACGGTCGATGTAGCCATCCCGAAGCTGCGCTCTGGGACGTACTTCCCGGAGTGGCTGCTGGAACGCCGAAAGAGAGCGGAGTCGGCGCTGATCACCGTGGTGGCGGACTGCTACTTGGCCGGGGTGAGTACCCGGCGGATGGACAAGCTGGTCAAGACCCTGGGGATCAATGCCCTCTCCAAGTCCCAGGTCTCCAGGATGGCCGCGGACCTGGATGAACACGTGGAGTCCTTCCGCCACCGGCCCCTGGATGAGGCCGGTCCGTTCACGTTCGTGGCCGCGGACGCGCTGACGATGAAGGTCCGCGAGGGCGGGCGGGTGGTCAACGCGGTGGTGCTGCTGGCTACCGGGGTCAACGGTGACGGCCACCGCGAGGTCCTGGGGATGCGCGTGGCGACCAGTGAGACCGGTGCGGCGTGGAACGAGTTCTTCGCTGACCTCGTGGCCCGGGGCCTGGCCGGGGTCCGCCTGGTCACCAGTGACGCCCATGCCGGGCTCAAGGACGCCATCGCCGCCAACCTGCCCGGCGCCACCTGGCAGCGGTGCCGGACCCACTACGCGGCGAACCTGATGGGCATCACCCCGAAGTCCATGTGGCCGGCGGTGAAGGCCATGCTCCACTCGGTCTACGACCAGCCCGACGCCACGGCGGTGAACGCGCAGTTCGATCGGCTGCTGGACTACGTAAGCGAGAAGCTCCCGGCGGTGGCCGAGCACCTCGGTGATGCCCGGGCGGACATCCTGGCCTTCACGACGTTCCCGAAGGACGTCTGGACGCAGATCTGGTCGAACAACCCGGCCGAGCGGCTCAACCGGGAGATCCGCCGCCGCACCGACGCGGTGGGCATCTTCCCCAACCGGGCGGCCATCGTCAGGCTGGTCGGGGCGGTGCTGGCCGAGCAGACCGACGAATGGGCCGAAGGGCGCCGCTACCTCGGCCTCGAGGTCCTCGCCCGCTGCCGCCTCACCCCCGTCGAGGACACCGGAAGCGAGGTGGGCACCGACACCGACACTGCCCTCGAGCTCAGCGCCTGACAACCCCAACGAAGGATCCAACCGCTACACCACCACAAGGGGCTTGACCCCCGCGGAGGTCGAGGCGGCCTACACACACGACCAGGCCTCAGCGCCCGTTGCGTCCTGATCTCGGAACGAAACCCAGGGCGCTTCATGCCTCCCACGACCGGTGGCTGCGACGTCGCTGGACCGGTGAGGTCCTGTAGCTGATCACCCCCGGCGGAACCCGCCCTCGGAGTCGATGACCTGCCCCACGATCCATCCACCGGCCTGGGTGACCAGGAACTCGATCAGCCGGGCCGGGTCTTCCGGCTCTCCGAACCGGCCCAGCGGGAACGCCGCCTTGATCTCATCCAGGCGGTCGGGTCGGTCCGTGGTCTCCGGGTCCAGGTATCCCGTGTTCACTGGGCCCGGGTTCACGGCGTTGAGCCGGATGCCGGCATCGATCAGCTCATCGGCCACCGTGGGCACCAGGCCGGCGAGCATCGCCTTCGCACCGGCGTAGGCGACCTCGCCGCGCATCGGCCCCCTGGCCTGACCCGAGGTCAGCCAGATCACCCGCCCGTCCTCACCCTCGAACCGGTTGGCGAAGTGCTGGGTGAGCAGCAGCACGGACTGGGCATCGATGCGCCAGTGCTGCTCGAGGGTCTGCGGGGTCATCTCGGCCAGGGTGCCGTCCCCGCCGGACCGGGCGTGGTTGGCCACCAGGATCTCAACGGACGGCCCAGCCCAGTCGATGACGCGGGCGGGCTCATCCGGGTCGGCGAAATCGGCGTCGGTGTGCTCAAGCGTCGCACCGTCCACGAGCTCGGCACGCAGCTCAGCCATCACGGTCCCGACGTCGTCGGCGCCCCAGGGTTGACCGGCGTCGTGCGGGGCGTGGTGGACCAGGCGCAGGCTGGCCCCGGCACGGGCGAGGCGCCGGGCGACGGCGAAGCCGATGCCCTTGCGGCGGCTGACGCCGGTGATCAGGGCTGTCCGTCCCGTCAATGTGGTCATGGCGGGGACACTACCGAGCGAGCCATACGCCGTCACCCCACCGCAACGTGAGGTGTGAGGCCTCTCGTGAGGCCCGTGACTGATCGTCAGCCAGGACCGGCTCGGCTGACGCGGGACGCAGGCGCGCGGAGGGCTCCGGGCAGCGGTCGCTGGGCGAAAGCAGGCGGTCTCGAGGAGTTCCTCGAGTCCGCCTCAGGCAGACCTGCTCGGCCTTGACCGGGCACATCACCCTCCGTGAGCGAGGGCGACGACCCAGCCGGTGCACGACGCCAGCACGACGCCCAGGACAGCGAACGTGATCTGGAGGCGAAGGTGCATGCACAGCACAGCCACGAACTCGCGGATGAAGGCGCTGGGCACGAAGTACCGCGCCGTGGGGGCACCGATCACGTCCGCGTCAATCTCGAGGCGCCGTGACAACAGCGCGGTGCGGGGCACGTGGTAGCCGTTCGTGACCACGAGCAGCTGCCCGGTCCGCTCCGGCCGGTGCACCCCCAGCAGCTCCCGACTGAACCGCAGGTTCTGCTCGGTGGTGGCCGCCCGGGTCTCCGGCAGCACCGCGCCCGCAGGAACGCCGTGCTCGACCAGATACTCCCCCATGGCCTCCCCTTCACTGCGTGGTTCATCCGGACCCTGACCGCCGGAGGG belongs to Micrococcus sp. 2A and includes:
- a CDS encoding IS30 family transposase, whose protein sequence is MQGKHGHLSREQKQLALRLHAKGWRLVDIAKEIGCSAPMVGIMARTGRHVDAKPFGWEPRQGNLTIDEREQILLGINRGDTFTAIAEQLGRAVSTVSREVKRGGGRCDYSAWHAHERARHQARRPKPFKLASGRLLEEVASRLEQLWSPEEVAARLRLDHADDPEMRVSHETIYQSLFVQGRGELRRELARCLRSGRTARKPRGTTDGRGRIPGMVMLSERPAEADDRAVPGHWEGDLILGEGSRSAVGTLVERSTRMTLLLHLPDGKSAEQVEAAMRAAISKLPSALTRTITWDQGAEMSKHAAFTTATGIPIYFCDPHSPWQRGSNENTNGLLRQYLPKGTDLSVVSREELDAIQDSLNGRPRKTLGYLTPSEKLAEFLAPTA
- a CDS encoding dihydrofolate reductase family protein encodes the protein MRKLVYYVAASLDGFIADQDGDTSRFPIEPETLNELFARYPETCPCHLREVLSVKGEPRRFDTVLMGVRTHEPALDAGLTSAYPHLRQIVVTHRELPMDPTVERWEGNVAERVRNLKTEPGKDIWLCGGGSLAGQLLDQIDELQLKINPVTLGNGVPLFTGSASHTWTPTSIETLPGGGFKRWAQGTLRASLMVSDSPASCVGVR
- a CDS encoding TetR/AcrR family transcriptional regulator; the protein is MANPERRAQITDAALEVLGANGSRGLTHRAVDRAADVPTGTTANYFPSRAELLLAMAHRIFDCLSPEPDRVTQLADLPPERATVEYAAYATERLLADSTLALALIELRLEAARQPEVRQALEPFLRQGFTDDVNFHDGQGLPGGRPAVLVTHHLVMGVVLDALTIPLDPRQSPVDEVRQTVAALFA
- a CDS encoding IS256 family transposase, which gives rise to MTAPHILDPAGLLSEALSEASPDMMRHLLQTMINTLLSADADAVVGAEWGKPTPTRSAQRNGYRHRDLDTRVGTVDVAIPKLRSGTYFPEWLLERRKRAESALITVVADCYLAGVSTRRMDKLVKTLGINALSKSQVSRMAADLDEHVESFRHRPLDEAGPFTFVAADALTMKVREGGRVVNAVVLLATGVNGDGHREVLGMRVATSETGAAWNEFFADLVARGLAGVRLVTSDAHAGLKDAIAANLPGATWQRCRTHYAANLMGITPKSMWPAVKAMLHSVYDQPDATAVNAQFDRLLDYVSEKLPAVAEHLGDARADILAFTTFPKDVWTQIWSNNPAERLNREIRRRTDAVGIFPNRAAIVRLVGAVLAEQTDEWAEGRRYLGLEVLARCRLTPVEDTGSEVGTDTDTALELSA
- a CDS encoding SDR family oxidoreductase — its product is MTTLTGRTALITGVSRRKGIGFAVARRLARAGASLRLVHHAPHDAGQPWGADDVGTVMAELRAELVDGATLEHTDADFADPDEPARVIDWAGPSVEILVANHARSGGDGTLAEMTPQTLEQHWRIDAQSVLLLTQHFANRFEGEDGRVIWLTSGQARGPMRGEVAYAGAKAMLAGLVPTVADELIDAGIRLNAVNPGPVNTGYLDPETTDRPDRLDEIKAAFPLGRFGEPEDPARLIEFLVTQAGGWIVGQVIDSEGGFRRG